The Megalops cyprinoides isolate fMegCyp1 chromosome 10, fMegCyp1.pri, whole genome shotgun sequence genome window below encodes:
- the glipr2l gene encoding GLI pathogenesis-related 2, like, with protein MGKSASKQFAEEVLRSHNEYRRQHQAPPLKLSSKLSRDATRYAESLASTRILKHSAESSRGSCGENLAWASYDQPGKDVADRWYNEVKSYNFNRPGFSTGTGHFTAMVWKSTKKLGVGKATATDGSTFVVARYFPAGNITNQGHFEANVLPPRK; from the exons ATGGGCAAGTCAG CCTCCAAGCAGTTTGCCGAAGAGGTCCTGAGGAGCCACAATGAGTACCGGAGGCAGCACCAGGCCCCGCCTCTGAAACTGAGCAGCAAGCTCAGCCGAGACGCCACGAG GTATGCGGAGAGCTTGGCCAGCACCAGGATCCTGAAGCACAGCGCCgagtccagcagggggagctgtggaGAGAACCTGGCATGGGCGTCCTATGACCAGCCAG GAAAAGATGTTGCGGACCGATGGTACAACGAAGTGAAGAGCTACAACTTTAACCGTCCTGGTTTTTCCACAGGGACAG gACATTTCACAGCCATGGTTTGGAAGAGCACAAAGAAGCTGGGAGTGGGGAAAGCCACCGCCACCGACGGCTCCACCTTTGTGGTGGCGCGCTACTTTCCTGCGGGCAACATCACCAACCAAGGCCACTTCGAGGCCAACGTGCTCCCACCCAGGAAGTGA
- the ino80c gene encoding INO80 complex subunit C, whose protein sequence is MASPTPASGVLVVAETVTAASPTPSSKTPAGAPSSQANRGKKRPASPANSSCPTSIGGNNSKKKKINFPTGATQPQGQMAGVDSAIEMKAAGLADPGPAEPSAKPLPFKDPSFVHSGIGGAAAGKKNRTWKNLKQILAAERALPWKLNDPNYYSIDAPPSLKPAKKYSDISGLPANYTDPQTKLRFTSSEEFSYIRLLPTDVVTGYLALRKATCIVP, encoded by the exons ATGGCATCCCCGACTCCTGCTTCGGGCGTACTGGTTGTGGCGGAGACGGTGACCGCTGCTTCACCGACTCCAAGCAGTAAAACGCCGGCAGGGGCTCCGTCTTCTCAGGCCAACAGAGGGAAGAAACGACCCGCCAGCCCGGCCAACAGTTCTTGCCCAACCTCGATCGGTGGGAACAAcagtaaaaagaagaaaattaatttCCCCACAGGCGCGACCCAGCCACAGGGACAG ATGGCAGGGGTGGATTCAGCCATCGAGATGAAGGCCGCTGGATTGGCCGACCCGGGCCCCGCGGAACCCTCTGCCAAACCCCTACCCTTCAAGGACCCCAGCTTTGTG CACTCAGGAATCGGTGGGGCGGCGGCGGGGAAGAAGAACCGGACCTGGAAGAACCTAAAGCAGATCCTGGCCGCGGAGCGGGCCCTGCCCTGGAAGCTCAACGACCCCAACT ATTACAGCATTGATGCCCCTCCGTCCCTCAAGCCTGCAAAGAAGTACTCCGACATCTCTGGGCTCCCA GCAAACTACACGGACCCCCAGACCAAGCTGAGGTTCACCTCCAGCGAGGAGTTCTCCTACATCCGTCTGCTGCCCACTGACGTGGTGACGGGCTACCTGGCACTGCGGAAGGCCACCTGCATTGTGCCCTGA